In one Prosthecochloris aestuarii DSM 271 genomic region, the following are encoded:
- a CDS encoding molybdate ABC transporter permease subunit: MLMLPFQVLSEDLLAPVTLSLQTAGVALISHLLAGVGLGYILSIKKLPLRFILDGIVTLPLIFPPIATGFLLLMLLGRHGFIGHHLASQSIEIVFTPLGVYIAAILSGLPLIVKPVQSAIENTTGSLREASFILGKSELTTFLRVTLPSIKRVILTGLMLSVGRSFGEVGITLMLGGNITNRTETVSLAIYNAVFEGNFEKAMLLSALLGLLSILVFFAMNKLNDKDQRS; the protein is encoded by the coding sequence ATGCTGATGCTCCCCTTTCAGGTACTTTCAGAGGATCTTCTTGCTCCGGTAACGCTTTCGTTACAGACTGCCGGCGTTGCCCTCATCTCACACCTCCTGGCAGGTGTGGGACTAGGCTACATACTGTCAATAAAGAAACTCCCCCTGCGCTTCATCCTTGACGGCATCGTCACCCTGCCCCTGATCTTTCCCCCAATTGCTACGGGCTTCCTGCTTCTGATGCTCCTTGGACGCCACGGATTTATCGGCCATCACCTGGCATCACAAAGCATAGAAATCGTGTTCACTCCTTTAGGCGTCTATATCGCTGCGATACTTTCCGGACTGCCGCTTATCGTCAAACCGGTTCAATCGGCTATCGAAAATACGACAGGCAGTCTCAGGGAAGCATCCTTCATTCTGGGGAAAAGCGAACTGACGACATTTCTTCGAGTGACGCTTCCCTCGATCAAAAGGGTCATTCTCACAGGACTGATGCTCTCGGTCGGACGTTCTTTTGGAGAAGTCGGCATCACGCTCATGCTTGGCGGTAACATTACCAATAGAACCGAAACCGTATCCCTTGCGATTTACAATGCTGTGTTTGAAGGCAACTTCGAAAAAGCCATGTTACTATCAGCCCTTCTGGGGCTGCTTTCCATTCTGGTATTTTTCGCAATGAACAAACTCAACGACAAGGATCAACGATCTTAA
- a CDS encoding HypC/HybG/HupF family hydrogenase formation chaperone: MCLAIPGKLIAISQEHGLKMGSVDISGSVTRACLEYVPDIQVGQYTIVHAGFALKIIDEAEAAESMQVWNELLRAEAEERSARERR, from the coding sequence ATGTGTTTAGCTATACCGGGAAAGCTGATTGCGATCAGCCAGGAGCATGGATTGAAAATGGGATCTGTTGATATCAGTGGGTCTGTTACCAGGGCGTGTCTGGAATATGTTCCTGATATACAGGTTGGCCAGTACACCATTGTTCATGCAGGGTTTGCATTGAAAATTATTGATGAAGCAGAGGCTGCTGAAAGCATGCAGGTCTGGAATGAGCTGTTGAGAGCTGAGGCTGAAGAGCGGTCGGCAAGAGAGCGGCGGTGA
- a CDS encoding (2Fe-2S) ferredoxin domain-containing protein: protein MEKPSHHILVCASFRAQGTPQGICHKKESLSLIPYLESELSDRDMTDVVVSATGCLNVCEKGPIVVVYPENHWYGEIDSEEKIDEILDALEEGEACEDYLISE, encoded by the coding sequence ATGGAAAAACCATCACATCACATTCTCGTCTGCGCCAGTTTCCGTGCTCAGGGAACACCGCAGGGCATCTGCCACAAAAAAGAATCTCTTTCCCTTATCCCTTATCTTGAAAGCGAACTTTCAGATCGCGACATGACTGATGTCGTCGTCTCGGCAACGGGTTGCCTTAATGTCTGTGAGAAAGGGCCTATCGTTGTCGTCTATCCTGAAAATCACTGGTATGGGGAAATAGACAGTGAAGAAAAAATCGATGAAATTCTTGATGCCCTTGAAGAAGGGGAAGCCTGTGAAGACTATTTGATCAGTGAGTGA
- the nifB gene encoding nitrogenase cofactor biosynthesis protein NifB: MTISIEKHPCFNDASRHTFGRIHLPVAPKCNIQCNYCNRKFDCLNENRPGVTSKVLSPHQALHYLDKAIELSPNISVVGIAGPGDPFANPEETMETLRLVREKYPDMLLCVATNGLNVMPYIEELAQLQVSHVTLTINAVDPEIGSEIYAWVRHRKKMYRDTNAAKILLESQLAALKKLKEIGVTAKVNAIVIPGVNDKHVAEVAKTVAELGADIFNCLPYYNTAETVFENIAEPHPEMVASIQRETEKFLPQMKHCARCRADAIGIIGQENSDEIMKELQEASKMPRKPAEDRPYVAATSMEGVLINQHLGEAERFLIYALDKETERPFLVESRPAPPAGSGTMRWESVAAVLSDCRALLVNGVGESPKKVLVNNGIDVLTLDGVIEDAVIGIFSGRDMSNLIRISKMHACKTSCSGTGGGCG, translated from the coding sequence ATGACGATATCTATTGAAAAACACCCGTGCTTCAACGACGCATCGCGTCACACGTTCGGACGCATACACCTGCCGGTTGCACCGAAATGCAATATCCAGTGCAACTACTGTAACCGTAAATTCGACTGCCTGAACGAGAACCGCCCCGGCGTCACAAGCAAGGTGCTCTCGCCTCACCAGGCACTGCATTATCTCGACAAAGCGATTGAACTGTCGCCCAACATTTCTGTCGTCGGCATCGCCGGTCCGGGAGACCCCTTTGCCAACCCTGAAGAAACAATGGAAACCCTGCGGCTCGTCAGGGAAAAATACCCGGATATGCTGCTCTGTGTTGCAACAAACGGTTTAAACGTGATGCCCTATATCGAGGAACTGGCACAACTGCAGGTCAGCCACGTCACGCTCACGATCAACGCTGTTGATCCTGAAATCGGATCGGAAATCTATGCATGGGTCCGTCACCGGAAAAAAATGTATCGCGATACCAACGCAGCAAAAATCCTTCTCGAAAGCCAGCTTGCCGCTCTGAAAAAGCTCAAGGAAATTGGCGTAACCGCTAAAGTCAACGCGATCGTCATCCCGGGAGTGAACGACAAACACGTTGCGGAAGTCGCAAAAACCGTAGCAGAACTGGGAGCTGACATTTTCAACTGTCTCCCCTACTACAACACGGCGGAAACCGTTTTTGAAAACATTGCGGAACCACATCCCGAAATGGTGGCATCTATCCAGCGAGAAACCGAAAAATTTCTGCCTCAGATGAAACACTGTGCGCGCTGCAGAGCCGATGCTATCGGCATCATCGGACAGGAAAACAGCGATGAAATCATGAAAGAACTGCAGGAGGCATCCAAAATGCCGAGAAAACCGGCTGAAGACCGACCATATGTCGCCGCCACAAGCATGGAAGGCGTCCTCATCAATCAGCATCTGGGCGAAGCTGAACGCTTCCTGATCTATGCTCTGGATAAAGAAACCGAACGTCCTTTTCTTGTAGAATCTCGTCCTGCTCCTCCTGCAGGAAGCGGAACCATGAGATGGGAATCGGTTGCCGCTGTCCTTTCCGACTGCCGGGCTCTCCTGGTCAACGGTGTAGGAGAATCTCCGAAAAAAGTCCTCGTGAACAACGGTATCGACGTCCTGACCCTTGACGGCGTCATCGAAGATGCTGTCATCGGAATTTTTTCCGGCAGGGATATGTCGAACCTGATACGTATCAGTAAAATGCATGCCTGCAAGACCAGCTGTTCCGGAACCGGCGGAGGATGCGGATAA
- a CDS encoding ATP-binding protein, whose translation MRYDMLEFRPEWQFDDPDSGAYYHSGVVVNKLFFTSLGGDIQYEVAEKALAFVRKLFSDGVLRDCEYIRIADYSGVSKATINSRILYANTLNKLTEEYNCRPSVTYICGASVLLKTMLRIFSHIVSQRFFFVDSVDEAFRRINAHEMSGCVVSSESLVVTRKEIDEFAALCGHLLFEDTNVKSFSRDYISEDHPLNELYKIIGVLHNDLGELKQKEKDQKKRLEEALFEARSLNQKLIDEKRNVEENERVQQELIDTLKKARVEAESANKAKSEFLANISHEIRTPLHAVIGMTELLLESSLAKDQQYYADTISSSAHLLLLLINDLLDFSRIEAGYIDQEKEDFDMRRLIGDIMSLMKDSASRKRLLLDSRVDERLSFCLTGYPGYLRQVLMNLIQNAVKFTYKGMVSLHVTLLSETPEHVSLEFSVKDTGVGIAEEQLKVIFHRFTQIDASSTRKEGGTGLGLAIVKQLVTFMGGEVSVDSRQGEGSDFRFSLTFDKAGEAKADQSSADLSCRQKDGFRSSRSVDDIIRPHRILLVEDNVINQKVAQAMIEKIGYEIDIAVNGEEAVEALQQKQYGLVLMDLQMPVMDGFEATRRIRKFGGLASNARVPVVAMTANATREDRELCLRAGMDDYLSKPVERQVLLDMLQRWLPFKDEPGVET comes from the coding sequence TTGCGTTATGATATGCTTGAGTTCCGACCGGAATGGCAGTTTGACGATCCGGATTCGGGAGCGTATTACCATAGCGGAGTGGTTGTCAATAAGCTGTTTTTCACATCCCTCGGAGGAGATATACAGTATGAGGTGGCAGAGAAGGCGCTTGCGTTTGTAAGAAAGCTCTTTTCCGACGGGGTCCTCAGGGATTGCGAGTATATCAGAATCGCTGATTATTCAGGTGTGAGCAAGGCGACCATCAACAGCAGAATTCTCTATGCAAATACACTCAACAAGCTTACCGAAGAGTATAACTGCCGTCCGTCTGTAACCTATATCTGCGGCGCTTCAGTGCTCCTGAAGACTATGCTTCGGATTTTTTCCCATATTGTCAGCCAGCGTTTCTTTTTTGTGGATTCTGTCGATGAAGCGTTTCGTCGTATCAACGCTCATGAGATGTCAGGATGTGTCGTTTCTTCGGAAAGCCTTGTGGTCACAAGAAAAGAGATTGATGAATTTGCCGCCCTTTGCGGCCATCTTTTATTTGAGGACACCAATGTCAAGAGCTTTTCACGAGACTATATATCGGAGGATCATCCGCTTAACGAGCTCTACAAAATTATCGGGGTTCTGCACAATGATCTCGGCGAGCTGAAGCAGAAAGAAAAGGATCAGAAGAAACGGCTTGAGGAGGCACTGTTCGAAGCACGTTCTCTTAACCAGAAGCTTATTGATGAAAAGCGTAATGTCGAGGAAAACGAGAGGGTTCAGCAGGAGCTGATCGATACCCTCAAAAAAGCGCGTGTCGAGGCTGAGAGCGCCAACAAGGCTAAAAGTGAATTTCTGGCCAATATCTCTCATGAGATCAGGACGCCGCTGCATGCGGTGATTGGGATGACAGAGCTTCTTCTTGAATCATCGCTTGCAAAAGATCAGCAGTATTATGCCGATACCATCTCTTCGAGTGCCCACCTGCTTCTGCTTCTGATCAACGATCTGCTTGATTTCAGTCGCATTGAAGCCGGATATATCGACCAGGAGAAAGAGGATTTTGATATGCGGCGCCTTATTGGCGATATCATGTCGCTCATGAAGGATAGTGCCAGCAGAAAAAGGTTGTTGCTCGACAGCAGGGTGGATGAACGCCTGTCGTTTTGTTTGACCGGGTATCCCGGGTATCTGCGACAGGTGCTCATGAACCTGATACAGAATGCTGTCAAGTTTACCTATAAGGGGATGGTCTCTCTTCACGTAACGCTGCTTTCAGAGACACCGGAACACGTTTCGCTTGAATTTTCTGTCAAGGATACCGGTGTCGGTATTGCCGAAGAACAGTTAAAGGTTATTTTTCATCGATTTACGCAGATTGACGCCTCTTCAACAAGAAAAGAAGGGGGGACAGGTCTTGGCCTGGCTATCGTCAAACAGCTTGTTACCTTCATGGGTGGAGAGGTTTCGGTCGATAGTCGTCAGGGAGAGGGATCTGATTTTCGTTTCTCTCTTACATTTGACAAGGCCGGTGAGGCAAAAGCGGATCAGTCTTCTGCAGACCTTTCATGCAGGCAAAAAGACGGATTCCGATCATCACGTTCTGTTGACGATATTATCCGTCCTCATCGGATTCTGCTGGTTGAAGACAACGTTATCAACCAGAAAGTTGCCCAGGCGATGATTGAAAAAATCGGCTACGAGATCGACATTGCCGTCAACGGGGAGGAAGCTGTCGAAGCTCTTCAGCAGAAGCAATACGGACTTGTTCTTATGGATCTGCAGATGCCGGTCATGGACGGTTTTGAAGCGACACGACGCATCAGGAAATTCGGAGGACTTGCGTCTAACGCGAGGGTTCCGGTTGTTGCTATGACGGCAAATGCCACAAGAGAAGACAGGGAGTTATGCCTTCGGGCGGGAATGGACGATTACCTGTCCAAGCCTGTTGAACGGCAGGTGCTTCTCGATATGCTTCAGCGATGGCTCCCCTTCAAGGATGAGCCGGGCGTTGAGACCTGA
- the hypE gene encoding hydrogenase expression/formation protein HypE, which yields MQFECPLPQADHDRVQIAHGAGGRLSRELMATVFMPALNNPMLAELDDQARLILPPGRVAFTTDTYVITPLFFPGGNIGELAVHGTVNDLAVGGAVPRFLSAGFVLEEGFPLADLQLIVSSLGQAAAKAGVSVVTGDTKVVQKGQCDGVFINTSGIGEIREGIDVSCRHLQPGDRLILSGTLADHGIAVLCAREGLSMQMSVESDSASLNAMISAVLEVFPGIHAMRDPTRGGAAATLNELASASGVGIVLEEEAIPVHPEVRGACELLGIDPLTVANEGKVIIAVPSNGADAVLDALRRDVHGKNAAVIGEAVGDHPGVVVMRTAYGSRRVVEMPLGEQLPRIC from the coding sequence ATGCAGTTTGAATGTCCTTTGCCTCAAGCGGATCATGATCGTGTTCAGATCGCTCATGGCGCTGGCGGGAGATTGTCGAGAGAGCTGATGGCAACGGTGTTCATGCCTGCTCTGAACAATCCGATGCTTGCCGAACTTGATGATCAGGCGCGATTGATCCTGCCGCCTGGAAGGGTCGCTTTTACCACCGATACCTATGTCATAACACCCCTGTTTTTCCCCGGGGGAAATATCGGCGAACTGGCTGTTCACGGTACGGTGAATGACCTGGCTGTCGGCGGGGCGGTTCCCAGATTTCTGAGTGCCGGATTTGTTCTTGAGGAGGGGTTTCCTCTTGCGGATTTGCAGCTGATTGTCAGCAGTCTTGGTCAGGCTGCAGCCAAGGCCGGTGTTTCAGTCGTTACGGGTGATACAAAAGTTGTTCAGAAAGGACAGTGCGACGGGGTTTTTATCAACACATCAGGTATTGGCGAGATTCGTGAAGGTATTGACGTTTCATGTCGTCATCTTCAACCCGGAGACCGGCTGATTCTGTCGGGCACTCTCGCCGATCATGGCATTGCGGTTCTCTGCGCGCGTGAGGGATTGTCGATGCAGATGTCGGTAGAGAGTGACTCGGCATCGTTGAATGCAATGATATCGGCAGTTCTGGAGGTCTTTCCCGGCATCCACGCGATGCGCGATCCTACGAGAGGCGGTGCGGCGGCGACGCTTAATGAACTGGCTTCAGCTTCAGGTGTAGGGATTGTCCTGGAAGAAGAGGCGATACCGGTACATCCTGAAGTTCGTGGAGCCTGTGAATTGCTTGGTATTGATCCGCTGACTGTCGCAAACGAGGGAAAGGTCATTATTGCGGTTCCTTCAAATGGTGCCGATGCAGTCCTTGATGCCTTGCGCCGTGATGTTCATGGAAAAAATGCCGCGGTGATCGGAGAGGCTGTCGGCGATCATCCCGGGGTGGTCGTCATGCGGACTGCATATGGCAGCAGAAGAGTTGTTGAAATGCCTCTTGGAGAACAACTTCCCCGTATATGCTGA
- the modA gene encoding molybdate ABC transporter substrate-binding protein — translation MLKKTITGIMMICLIAMASRLQASEITIASGAGYKRPLLELISRYEQQTENSVAGVFGNMYQIISQVRMSGKVCLVFGDRKFFDRSDLDFSTFHPIGEGKLVLAYRKGIQLAAISDINKKEITRVGLPDSAKAIYGDAAMQYLTKSGLIASTRGKLLKLSTVPQVSSYLITKEIDAGFINLTDAIGVADDIGGYIVAEPSNYTVVALQAGVIKGFENDPDVQSFIEYLKTKEARNILTKYGL, via the coding sequence ATGTTAAAAAAAACCATTACCGGAATCATGATGATATGCTTGATTGCCATGGCATCACGACTCCAGGCTTCAGAAATCACGATTGCTTCGGGAGCCGGCTACAAGCGCCCGTTGCTGGAACTCATATCCCGATATGAACAACAAACCGAAAACTCCGTAGCCGGGGTATTCGGCAATATGTATCAGATCATTTCTCAGGTCAGAATGAGCGGCAAAGTCTGTCTGGTTTTCGGTGACAGAAAATTTTTTGACCGCTCAGATCTTGACTTCTCGACGTTTCACCCCATAGGAGAAGGGAAACTGGTTCTTGCCTATCGCAAAGGAATCCAGCTTGCAGCCATCAGCGACATCAATAAGAAAGAAATCACCAGGGTCGGCCTGCCGGACTCGGCAAAAGCAATCTATGGCGACGCGGCAATGCAATACCTTACAAAAAGCGGCCTCATAGCATCAACCCGTGGAAAACTCCTGAAACTCTCGACCGTCCCACAGGTCTCATCCTATCTGATCACAAAAGAGATAGACGCAGGCTTCATCAATCTCACCGATGCCATAGGAGTCGCAGACGATATCGGCGGCTATATCGTCGCCGAACCATCGAACTACACCGTAGTCGCTCTTCAGGCAGGCGTCATCAAAGGCTTTGAGAACGATCCTGACGTTCAGTCATTTATCGAATATCTGAAGACAAAAGAGGCACGAAATATTCTCACAAAATACGGTTTGTAA
- the hypF gene encoding carbamoyltransferase HypF, which translates to MGGVVESSNEPILSGRARRLRLAVNGIVQGVGFRPYVYRLATSLGLSGSIRNTASGVLIEVQAETPLLLERFVQELGSEAPPLAEIFSVVADEIPAQSGNGFVILSSDDGEDVETLIPPDIALCDDCRSELLDPLDRRYRYAFINCTNCGPRFSIVERLPYDRPLTSMKGFTMCEKCGREYGNPLDRRFHAQPNACPDCGPALQLLDAGGEPINAPDPLSLALQKLKDGDIVAVKGVGGFHLAVDATDQSAVMNLRERKGRERKPFAVMARSLGSAEKVAQVSDEERVALRSLQAPVVLMHKKASASLLAPDVAPANDRIGLMLPYSPLHVLMMEEGPEFLVMTSANSSEEPIALENDEAVSRLQGIADYFLVHNRPIHLRCDDSVTMVMSGALRQIRRGRGYAPLPVLLSSDGPSVLAAGGEMKNTVCVLQGSQALLSQHIGDLKNYVAYEHFQQVAEHMQHIFQVRPEAIISDMHPSYLSTQWAQNQSDIPVLHVQHHHAHLVSCLAENRFDGQAVGIILDGTGYGTDGTVWGGEVLIGDASGFFRFASLEPVRMPGGDRAALFPWKAAAGYLFHTYGHIPEIAAFEGCFVEGIADLLARQVNAPPASSCGRLFDAVSALCGLCREISYEGQAAIELMHAAGIAEGKPFAWEVVSAGSDRWHLSVAPMVQDIVTALGSAMSVSDISRRFHVTIVKMFSDIALRACRFSGLTSVALSGGVFQNPLVFEGLVSDLQLHGIEVLTHSQVPSNDGGLSLGQAVIGRHWVKTGCACRRSDA; encoded by the coding sequence ATGGGTGGCGTGGTTGAAAGCAGCAATGAACCGATCCTGAGCGGGAGAGCAAGGCGCCTGCGTCTCGCGGTTAACGGGATTGTTCAGGGTGTCGGGTTCCGGCCTTATGTCTACCGCCTTGCGACATCTCTGGGGCTGAGCGGTTCGATTCGCAATACCGCTTCCGGCGTTTTGATCGAAGTGCAGGCTGAGACTCCGTTGCTTCTGGAGCGCTTCGTTCAGGAGCTTGGTTCTGAAGCTCCTCCTCTCGCAGAAATTTTTTCCGTTGTTGCCGATGAGATTCCCGCTCAATCGGGAAACGGATTTGTGATTCTCTCTTCAGATGACGGTGAAGATGTCGAAACCCTGATTCCTCCTGATATCGCGCTGTGCGATGATTGTCGTTCAGAGCTTCTTGATCCTCTTGATCGACGCTACCGCTATGCGTTTATCAATTGTACGAATTGCGGGCCGCGCTTCAGTATTGTTGAGCGTCTTCCATACGACCGTCCTTTGACATCGATGAAGGGATTCACGATGTGCGAGAAGTGCGGTCGGGAGTACGGTAATCCTCTCGATCGTCGTTTTCACGCGCAGCCGAACGCCTGTCCGGATTGCGGGCCGGCCCTTCAGTTACTTGATGCAGGCGGAGAGCCGATCAATGCGCCTGATCCTCTGTCGCTCGCACTCCAGAAGCTGAAAGATGGCGATATTGTCGCAGTCAAGGGGGTGGGGGGATTTCATCTCGCTGTTGACGCAACAGATCAGTCTGCCGTGATGAATCTGCGAGAGAGAAAAGGGAGGGAGCGAAAGCCTTTCGCCGTGATGGCACGATCATTGGGCTCTGCTGAAAAAGTGGCTCAGGTATCGGATGAAGAACGTGTTGCGCTGCGCTCTTTGCAGGCTCCGGTTGTGCTGATGCATAAGAAAGCATCCGCCTCGTTGCTGGCTCCTGACGTGGCTCCTGCTAACGATCGGATCGGCCTCATGCTTCCCTATTCTCCTCTTCATGTTCTTATGATGGAGGAGGGCCCGGAATTTCTGGTGATGACGAGTGCCAACTCCAGCGAGGAGCCTATTGCTCTTGAAAACGATGAGGCGGTCAGTCGATTGCAGGGGATTGCAGATTATTTTCTTGTCCATAACCGGCCAATACATCTTCGATGCGATGATTCCGTCACGATGGTGATGTCAGGGGCGTTGCGACAGATCAGACGGGGTCGCGGTTATGCCCCGCTGCCTGTTCTGCTTTCTTCGGATGGGCCTTCAGTGCTTGCGGCCGGGGGTGAAATGAAGAATACGGTTTGTGTGCTTCAAGGATCTCAGGCTCTTTTGAGCCAGCATATCGGCGATCTGAAAAATTATGTGGCATATGAGCATTTTCAGCAAGTTGCTGAGCATATGCAGCATATTTTTCAGGTTCGTCCCGAAGCGATTATCAGTGATATGCATCCATCATATCTTTCGACGCAATGGGCTCAAAACCAGAGTGATATCCCCGTTCTTCATGTTCAGCATCATCATGCTCATCTGGTATCCTGTCTTGCGGAAAACCGTTTTGACGGCCAGGCTGTCGGTATCATCCTTGATGGGACAGGATATGGCACCGATGGTACAGTCTGGGGCGGAGAGGTGCTTATCGGAGACGCATCGGGGTTCTTTCGTTTCGCGTCACTTGAACCGGTCCGGATGCCCGGAGGTGATCGTGCAGCGCTTTTTCCGTGGAAAGCCGCTGCGGGATACCTGTTTCATACTTATGGTCATATTCCGGAGATAGCGGCTTTTGAGGGGTGCTTTGTCGAGGGTATTGCCGATCTTCTCGCCAGACAGGTCAATGCACCTCCTGCCAGCAGTTGCGGCCGTCTTTTTGATGCGGTTTCAGCCCTGTGCGGGTTGTGCAGAGAAATCAGTTATGAGGGGCAGGCGGCTATCGAACTGATGCATGCTGCAGGCATTGCCGAGGGGAAACCCTTTGCCTGGGAGGTCGTTTCTGCTGGTTCAGATCGGTGGCATCTGTCTGTTGCACCGATGGTACAGGATATTGTGACGGCACTCGGTTCCGCAATGAGTGTTTCGGACATCAGTCGACGATTTCATGTCACGATTGTTAAAATGTTTTCTGATATTGCTCTCAGGGCCTGTCGTTTTTCCGGCCTTACTTCGGTTGCCCTCAGCGGGGGAGTTTTTCAGAATCCGCTGGTGTTCGAAGGGCTTGTCAGCGATCTTCAGCTGCACGGGATTGAGGTGCTGACCCATAGCCAGGTTCCATCGAACGATGGAGGCCTTTCACTCGGTCAGGCCGTGATCGGAAGGCATTGGGTGAAGACGGGATGCGCCTGTCGGCGCAGTGACGCGTGA
- a CDS encoding TOBE domain-containing protein, with amino-acid sequence MSSTTSAIELEGSLWFQKSDSRFLGSDRIALLEKIDELGSISKAAKAVGISYKTAWQLVNTINNLSEKALVDRTTGGKDGGGTKLTHEGRKILRKYKVVEEEHRNFLYNLEQRLGNTEQLYQFFNRIAMKVSARNVFSGTITTIIQAPVNAEVTLTLKGGIPVTAIVTNGAIDKLGLKEGLSAYAIIKSSAVIIGNDIDISKVSTRNVLCGTVDKIIDGPVNAEVDLQIGGGNVITAIITHESTQKLKVKEGGKACAMFKASSVIIGIS; translated from the coding sequence ATGTCTTCAACGACGTCAGCCATAGAACTGGAAGGATCGCTCTGGTTTCAGAAATCCGACAGCAGATTTCTCGGCAGCGACCGCATCGCGCTGCTTGAAAAAATTGATGAACTCGGTTCGATCAGCAAAGCAGCAAAAGCGGTAGGCATCAGTTATAAAACCGCCTGGCAACTGGTTAATACCATCAATAACCTTTCAGAAAAGGCTCTAGTAGACAGAACAACCGGCGGCAAAGACGGAGGTGGCACGAAGCTCACACACGAAGGAAGAAAAATTCTCAGAAAGTACAAGGTCGTCGAAGAGGAGCACAGAAACTTCCTGTATAACCTTGAACAACGCCTTGGAAACACAGAACAACTTTATCAATTCTTCAACAGAATAGCAATGAAAGTCAGCGCAAGAAACGTTTTTTCCGGCACCATAACAACAATCATTCAAGCTCCGGTCAACGCTGAAGTAACGCTGACGCTTAAGGGAGGCATTCCCGTTACGGCCATCGTCACGAATGGTGCCATTGATAAACTCGGTCTCAAAGAGGGCCTTTCTGCCTATGCCATCATTAAATCCAGTGCCGTCATCATCGGCAACGATATCGATATTTCAAAAGTCAGCACCCGTAACGTCCTGTGCGGAACCGTCGACAAAATCATCGACGGTCCGGTCAACGCTGAAGTTGACCTGCAGATAGGGGGAGGCAACGTCATTACCGCTATTATAACTCACGAAAGCACACAAAAGCTCAAGGTGAAAGAAGGGGGTAAAGCGTGCGCAATGTTCAAGGCTTCGAGCGTCATTATAGGGATAAGCTGA
- the hypD gene encoding hydrogenase formation protein HypD, which produces MKYIDEYRNPDLVRLLLEQIDNAVSRPWTIMEICGGQTHAIVRHGLDQLLPSSIRLVHGPGCPVCVTPLEMIDRAHAIAAMPGVIFTTFGDMLRVPGSHQDFFSVRSRGADVRFVFSPLEALQIARDNPRHEVVFLAVGFETTAPGNAMAIKQAATEGLGNFSALSSQVLVPPAMRAILSSPDNLVQGFLAAGHVCTITGLCDYFPVAETYGVPIVPAGFEPVDLLNAVLKVVEMLEAGETGVVNAYERVVSRDGNAGALRVMDDVFEIADRTWRGIGVIARSGLRIREKYAAFDAERKFDVGHIEPKESSLCMSGDVLRGILQPEACPAFGKQCTPLSPLGAPMVSGEGACAAYYRYQRAWGA; this is translated from the coding sequence GTGAAATATATCGATGAGTACCGTAATCCGGATCTTGTTCGGCTTCTGCTCGAACAGATCGACAACGCGGTAAGCCGGCCATGGACGATTATGGAAATCTGCGGAGGGCAGACCCATGCAATTGTACGGCACGGGCTTGATCAGCTTCTTCCTTCATCGATTCGCCTTGTTCATGGTCCAGGGTGCCCGGTTTGTGTTACTCCTCTTGAGATGATTGACCGGGCCCATGCAATAGCCGCTATGCCCGGTGTTATTTTTACAACGTTTGGCGATATGCTTCGTGTGCCGGGCAGTCATCAGGACTTTTTTTCCGTACGCAGCCGGGGCGCCGATGTGCGTTTTGTTTTTTCGCCCCTTGAGGCGCTTCAGATTGCGCGAGATAATCCCCGGCATGAAGTGGTTTTTCTTGCGGTCGGCTTTGAAACGACAGCTCCGGGCAATGCTATGGCCATTAAACAGGCTGCAACGGAGGGGCTGGGGAATTTCAGTGCGTTGTCGAGCCAGGTGCTTGTACCTCCGGCGATGCGTGCTATTCTCTCTTCTCCCGATAACCTCGTCCAGGGCTTTCTTGCGGCCGGCCATGTGTGTACGATAACCGGGCTTTGCGACTATTTCCCTGTTGCTGAAACATATGGTGTTCCGATTGTTCCCGCGGGGTTCGAACCTGTCGATCTCCTGAACGCTGTTTTGAAGGTTGTCGAGATGCTTGAAGCCGGTGAGACGGGTGTTGTCAATGCCTATGAGCGCGTGGTGAGCCGGGATGGCAATGCCGGGGCGTTACGGGTGATGGACGACGTGTTTGAAATTGCCGACCGGACGTGGCGGGGGATTGGCGTTATTGCCCGGAGCGGTTTGAGGATCCGCGAAAAATATGCTGCTTTTGATGCTGAACGCAAGTTTGATGTCGGTCATATCGAACCGAAGGAGTCTTCTCTTTGCATGAGCGGAGATGTTCTCAGGGGTATCCTGCAGCCGGAAGCGTGCCCTGCATTCGGCAAGCAATGTACGCCCCTTTCTCCCCTTGGTGCCCCGATGGTATCGGGAGAGGGCGCTTGTGCGGCATACTATCGATATCAGCGGGCCTGGGGAGCCTGA